The following are from one region of the Verrucomicrobiota bacterium genome:
- a CDS encoding MFS transporter, with product MPMSAQGTPTIGSDSAGAAVLRVSNTRRWVIVELLFLASLINYFDRATISFALPLISKDLNLGPEAKGFLLSAFFWSYALMQIPLGTCADRFNLRWLYAGALTLWSVAQGLTGFAGSLALLVFFRIILGIGEAIYLVGGTKVVSLFFPISERGFPCGLFDFGTRTGLVLEGLILPWMLDQFGWRATFAFVGFAALLWLIPWFWIFPARIRSSHIAILPGGRVTQVLAANGAIVGGLIGLLTVLGYLGFLSQMTGGVLQSRSATPWIAATVTSCNYALVGAVVGLLASFIRGAGKRRDDQAPELARVKVPEPSASSGVFWQNLGTALRNKDMLGVLLGFFCFDYYWYLLLTWLPDYLFTVRKLTILKAGFYSSLPFLVFGVCQPLGGWIADRMIRAGYDPTLTRKGIISASFLTGLLLIPAAYASTAEMTLVLIMGGCLVGLSTANQLVILQDCAPPEQVGMYVGIYNFVGNLAGIIAPIITGFLIQMTGSYTPAFVVAALMIAAGQLSYWFIVGRLKHRE from the coding sequence TCTCCAACACGCGCCGCTGGGTGATCGTCGAGTTGCTCTTCCTGGCGTCGCTCATCAATTACTTCGACCGGGCGACCATCTCCTTTGCGCTCCCGCTGATTTCGAAGGACCTGAATCTCGGCCCCGAGGCCAAGGGGTTTTTGCTTTCGGCGTTCTTCTGGTCGTACGCGCTGATGCAAATCCCGCTGGGCACCTGCGCGGATCGGTTCAACTTGCGCTGGCTTTACGCCGGGGCGTTGACCTTGTGGTCGGTCGCGCAAGGCTTGACCGGTTTTGCGGGCAGCCTGGCGCTGTTGGTGTTCTTTCGCATCATTCTGGGCATTGGCGAAGCCATTTATCTGGTCGGCGGCACCAAGGTGGTCAGCCTTTTCTTTCCAATCTCCGAGCGCGGCTTCCCGTGCGGCTTGTTCGATTTTGGCACGCGCACGGGACTGGTGCTGGAAGGCCTGATTTTGCCCTGGATGTTGGATCAGTTCGGCTGGCGGGCGACGTTTGCCTTTGTCGGCTTTGCTGCGCTGCTCTGGCTCATTCCCTGGTTCTGGATTTTCCCGGCACGCATTCGAAGCAGCCATATAGCGATCTTGCCGGGCGGACGGGTGACCCAAGTGCTGGCGGCCAATGGCGCGATTGTGGGCGGGCTCATCGGTCTTCTCACCGTGTTGGGCTATCTGGGATTTCTAAGCCAGATGACGGGCGGCGTGCTCCAGTCGCGTTCCGCGACTCCCTGGATCGCCGCGACCGTGACCAGCTGCAATTACGCTCTGGTGGGCGCGGTAGTGGGCCTTCTGGCGAGCTTCATTCGAGGCGCTGGAAAACGCCGCGACGATCAGGCTCCCGAACTGGCGCGCGTCAAAGTCCCCGAACCGTCGGCTTCCAGCGGGGTGTTCTGGCAGAATCTCGGCACCGCGCTTCGCAACAAAGATATGCTAGGGGTACTCCTGGGCTTCTTCTGTTTCGACTACTACTGGTATCTGCTCCTGACCTGGCTGCCGGATTACCTGTTCACCGTCCGCAAACTCACCATTCTCAAGGCAGGCTTTTACTCATCGCTGCCGTTCCTGGTGTTCGGCGTCTGCCAGCCGCTGGGGGGCTGGATTGCGGACCGGATGATTCGCGCCGGCTATGATCCGACCCTGACGCGCAAGGGCATCATCAGCGCCTCCTTCCTCACCGGACTGCTGCTGATTCCCGCGGCGTACGCCAGCACCGCGGAAATGACTTTGGTCCTGATCATGGGCGGGTGTCTGGTCGGCCTGTCCACGGCCAACCAACTGGTCATCCTTCAAGACTGCGCGCCGCCGGAACAGGTCGGGATGTACGTCGGCATTTACAATTTCGTCGGCAACCTGGCGGGAATCATTGCGCCGATCATTACGGGCTTCTTGATACAGATGACCGGTTCCTACACGCCGGCGTTCGTGGTTGCGGCGCTCATGATCGCGGCAGGACAACTTTCCTACTGGTTCATCGTAGGCAGACTCAAGCACCGCGAGTAG